Proteins co-encoded in one Chloroflexota bacterium genomic window:
- a CDS encoding response regulator transcription factor translates to MKTIRVFIVDDHPLMRNALEMAIEAAFDMKIAGEAINGKEALHLIPRVETDVVLMDLMMPEMTGLEAIQALTNLLPDIRILVLSSLDKEADILQAVQLGALGFITKNAQRDELLQAIRTVGAGEAYLPPKIAAKLMNTVRESHSGKAHSGSEALTRRQRDVLALIGQGFTNQQIATTLHIADATVRVHISNMMDILGIEYRRELVVYAVRQHMES, encoded by the coding sequence ATGAAAACCATACGCGTATTTATCGTTGATGATCACCCACTCATGCGCAATGCGCTGGAAATGGCAATAGAAGCAGCCTTCGATATGAAAATTGCAGGTGAGGCCATCAATGGCAAAGAAGCCTTGCACTTGATTCCCCGGGTTGAGACCGATGTTGTGCTAATGGACTTGATGATGCCAGAGATGACTGGGTTGGAAGCGATTCAGGCTTTAACCAATTTATTACCGGACATTCGTATTCTTGTCCTCAGCAGTTTGGATAAAGAAGCAGACATTCTGCAAGCTGTGCAACTGGGCGCATTGGGGTTTATCACCAAAAATGCCCAGCGCGACGAATTGCTCCAGGCAATCCGAACGGTAGGTGCGGGAGAAGCCTATTTGCCGCCGAAGATCGCCGCCAAGTTGATGAATACCGTGCGGGAGTCGCACTCTGGGAAAGCCCATTCGGGTAGTGAGGCGCTAACCAGACGGCAACGAGATGTGCTTGCGCTTATCGGGCAAGGATTTACGAATCAACAAATTGCAACGACATTGCATATTGCTGATGCTACTGTGCGCGTCCATATTTCAAATATGATGGATATTCTTGGAATTGAATATCGCCGCGAACTGGTCGTCTACGCCGTCAGGCAGCATATGGAATCATAA